The DNA window GGCGAAATCGGGTAAAAAGAATCGCACGTGAGGGATTTCGTTTACATAAAAACCATTTATGCGGTTATGATATTGTTGTTTTGGGACGTCGAGGGATGCAAGACATTGATAACCCGACACTCGCGAAAAGTTTTTTTCATTTGATTAACAAAATTGCCAATAGCGATTTAAAACAGACTAGCGTTAAGGAATAAGCATGAATATGAGAGCATTTTGGTGGATAGCCCTGGCCTTCACCGCCATGTGGCTTTGGTTTCAATGGATGAAGTTTAGTGCTTCACCGCCAGTGGACCCCAATCAAGTTGCGATTCATGCTGATCGGCCTGCTGATGTGCCGATGGCGAATATGCCGGTAGAAGCGGGCACTGTCTCGTCTCAAGCGGGTTCTGACGTGCCGCAAGCGGTGACGGCGATGGCGCAACAACAACGTATTCGTGTTTACACCGACACGCTTCATCTTGAAATTGACACGCTGGGTGGCGATATTCGTGATGCACGCACCCCGTTACATGGTATGCCGCGTGATCGCAATACACCGTTCCATCTAATGGGTGATCAAGGGCCGCTGATTTATTATCATCAAAACGGTATTGCGACACCTGCGAATGCAGCGTTGCCTGCACCGACGCATCGTTCGGTGTTTGAAGTAGCCCAGACTGAATTCCGCATGGAAGGCGATACGCTACGTGTACCGATGGTTTGGCGAGAAAATGGCATTGAAGTGACCAAAACCTATATCTTCACCCGTGGCTCGTACTTAATTGATGTTGAATTTGAAGTCACCAACCAGGCTGACCAGGCCTGGTCAGGTAGTTTGTATTCACAGTTTGTCCGCACTGCGCATGATCCTTATTCCTCGATGATGATGTACACCTATACCGGTCCGGTTTATTACAATCACTTTAGTGATGACAAAAAATACAACAAAATTTCGTTCAGTGACATTCAAACATCACCGCTAGAAAATATGCCGATTCAAGGCGGTTGGGCGGCGATGATTCAGCATTATTTTGTCACCGCGGCCGTGCCGAATCAAAATGTCACCAACAGTTATTTTGCCCGTCAGCTTGAGCAGGGGCGTTATGCAATTGGTGTCGTTGAGCCGGCAGTGACGGTTGCGCCAGGTCAAACCGGTTTGATTAGCAGCCAAATTTATATTGGCCCGACTGAGCAAAATGTATTAAAGCAAATTGCACCAGGCCTGGAGCGCACGATTGACTATGGCATGTTCACTATTTTGGCCGAGCCGTTGTTCTGGTTATTGAACCATATCAATAATATTGTGGGTAACTGGGGTTGGTCGATTATTGTTTTAACGATTTTGATCAAGCTGGCCTTCTATTGGTTGTCGGCAAAGAGTTATTATTCGATGGCTAAGTTACGCAAGTTCCAGCCTAAGCTTAAACAGCTTAAAGAGAACTATGGCGATGACAAGGTGCTATTCCAACAGAAGATGATGAAGCTCTATAAAGAAGAGAAGATCAATCCGCTGGGTGGCTGTTTACCGATATTGGTGCAAATGCCGGTGTTTATCGCGCTCTACTGGGTGCTCATCTACTCGGTCGAAATGCGCCAAGCGGAATGGATGTTGTGGATCACAGATCTTTCAACCAAAGACCCGTATTTTGTATTGCCGATTTTGATGGGCTTAACCATGTGGATTCAACAAAAGTTGAACCCAACCGCGATGATGGATGAAATGCAGCAGAAGGTGATGCGCCTACTGCCGTTTATCTTTACGCTGTTCTTTATGTGGTTCCCGGCTGGTTTAGTACTTTACTGGTTAATGAACAACATTCTTTCGGTTTCTCAGCAATATTACATTACGAAGAAAATCGAAAAAATGGATGCCAAGGAAGCGGCCGCAGCCAACAAAAGGTAAGCCGAACGCGCTTGCTTAACATTCAAAAAAAGCCACGTGAATTCGTGGCTTTTTTTGTTAAGGAGATCGAATGATTATTGAGATTGCAATTTACCTGGTCGCCGGTGCGTTTGCCGGATTGTTGGCCGGGTTGCTAGGCATTGGCGGCGGCTTGGTGTTGGTACCGATTTTAAGCACAGCGTTTTTGATTTTTCTAGATAGCCCGTATAGTGTTCATATGGCGATTGCTACCTCATTGGCAACGATTTTGGTGACCAGTTTGTCATCGGTGAATACCCACCATCGTCATCAGGCGGTGCGCTGGGATATTTTAAAAACCATGATTCTTGGCGTTCTGCTCGGTGCTTTTTTAGGTGCTTGGAGCGCACAGTTTTTTTCAACCTCCATACTGGCCAAGTTGTTTGGGCTGATGGAATTATTGGTGGCTTGGCAATTACTGTCTAACCGTAAGCCTTCACCACAGCGTCAACTACCAGGCCTGCTTGCGCAGAATAGCGTTGGTGCCGGTATTGGGGGATTATCTTCGTTATTAGGTGTTGGCGGCGGTTCGTTGAGCACACCTTATTTACTTTGGCACAATATCAAAGCCCACCAAGCGATTGCCACCTCAGCGGCTTTGTCTTTGCCGGTGGCCTTATCCGGCACCGCAGCTTACATGTTGGCAGGAATTAAACTGG is part of the Thiomicrospira microaerophila genome and encodes:
- the yidC gene encoding membrane protein insertase YidC, with protein sequence MNMRAFWWIALAFTAMWLWFQWMKFSASPPVDPNQVAIHADRPADVPMANMPVEAGTVSSQAGSDVPQAVTAMAQQQRIRVYTDTLHLEIDTLGGDIRDARTPLHGMPRDRNTPFHLMGDQGPLIYYHQNGIATPANAALPAPTHRSVFEVAQTEFRMEGDTLRVPMVWRENGIEVTKTYIFTRGSYLIDVEFEVTNQADQAWSGSLYSQFVRTAHDPYSSMMMYTYTGPVYYNHFSDDKKYNKISFSDIQTSPLENMPIQGGWAAMIQHYFVTAAVPNQNVTNSYFARQLEQGRYAIGVVEPAVTVAPGQTGLISSQIYIGPTEQNVLKQIAPGLERTIDYGMFTILAEPLFWLLNHINNIVGNWGWSIIVLTILIKLAFYWLSAKSYYSMAKLRKFQPKLKQLKENYGDDKVLFQQKMMKLYKEEKINPLGGCLPILVQMPVFIALYWVLIYSVEMRQAEWMLWITDLSTKDPYFVLPILMGLTMWIQQKLNPTAMMDEMQQKVMRLLPFIFTLFFMWFPAGLVLYWLMNNILSVSQQYYITKKIEKMDAKEAAAANKR
- a CDS encoding sulfite exporter TauE/SafE family protein; this encodes MIIEIAIYLVAGAFAGLLAGLLGIGGGLVLVPILSTAFLIFLDSPYSVHMAIATSLATILVTSLSSVNTHHRHQAVRWDILKTMILGVLLGAFLGAWSAQFFSTSILAKLFGLMELLVAWQLLSNRKPSPQRQLPGLLAQNSVGAGIGGLSSLLGVGGGSLSTPYLLWHNIKAHQAIATSAALSLPVALSGTAAYMLAGIKLEDLPDYTSGFVYWPAFLAIVTMSVFTAHWGAKLAHRTSVDLLKKAFAVLLIILGVKMLFF